From Maridesulfovibrio ferrireducens, a single genomic window includes:
- the gap gene encoding type I glyceraldehyde-3-phosphate dehydrogenase yields MSKVKVGINGFGRIGRQVLKTIWERHRDNIEVVAVNDLFDIKTNALLCSRDTNYGKFPPEITVDGNIMQIGDDFTIKNFAERDPRKIPWGECGVDVVVECTGIFRTGEKAAQHLQGGAKKVVISAPAQDEDITVVMGVNHKDYDPIKHNIISNASCTTNCLAPIVKVIHEKFGIEKGVMTTIHAYTNDQRILDQPHKDLRRARAAACNMIPTSTGAAKAVALVIPEMKGKFEGYSVRVPTPTVSLVDFVAILSKDTTTEDLKAVLKSAAEGELKGILGYSEEPLVSSDYLADPRSGIVEADFTVVQGGNLAKVYAWYDNEWGYSCRVADLIDYMAKCGL; encoded by the coding sequence ATGAGTAAAGTAAAAGTAGGGATTAATGGATTCGGGCGTATTGGGCGTCAGGTGCTTAAAACCATTTGGGAAAGGCATCGCGATAATATAGAAGTTGTTGCAGTAAATGATCTTTTCGATATTAAAACCAATGCGCTACTTTGTTCCAGAGATACAAATTACGGTAAATTTCCGCCTGAAATCACTGTTGACGGCAACATCATGCAGATTGGCGATGATTTCACTATAAAGAATTTTGCTGAACGTGATCCGCGCAAAATCCCTTGGGGAGAATGCGGCGTGGATGTGGTTGTGGAATGCACTGGTATTTTCAGAACCGGAGAAAAAGCTGCTCAGCATCTGCAAGGCGGAGCAAAAAAAGTTGTAATTTCAGCCCCGGCACAGGATGAAGACATCACTGTTGTTATGGGTGTTAACCATAAAGATTATGATCCAATAAAACATAATATTATTTCAAATGCTTCTTGTACGACCAATTGCCTTGCTCCGATTGTAAAGGTTATACATGAGAAATTCGGCATTGAAAAAGGTGTTATGACCACCATTCATGCCTACACAAACGATCAGCGCATTCTCGATCAACCGCATAAAGATTTAAGGCGCGCGCGTGCTGCTGCTTGTAATATGATTCCTACGTCCACCGGAGCGGCTAAGGCTGTTGCGTTGGTTATTCCTGAGATGAAAGGCAAGTTTGAAGGATATTCTGTACGTGTTCCTACACCGACAGTCTCTCTTGTGGACTTTGTAGCAATACTTAGCAAAGATACCACAACTGAAGATCTTAAAGCTGTGCTTAAAAGTGCGGCTGAAGGAGAACTCAAGGGCATTCTCGGTTATTCCGAAGAGCCGCTTGTTTCTTCTGACTATCTGGCCGATCCTCGTTCAGGTATTGTGGAAGCCGATTTCACCGTGGTTCAGGGTGGAAATCTTGCCAAAGTATACGCATGGTACGACAACGAGTGGGGTTACTCCTGCCGCGTTGCAGACCTGATTGATTACATGGCGAAGTGCGGATTGTAA
- a CDS encoding GAF domain-containing protein: protein MGKTRLYKAIYEITRAINSSLEPEKVLSRIAEKVATEMNLKGCFIRLLDRSGELLLADASYGLSERYEKKGPVQVSKSRIDQEVLKGAILSIADVRSDDRFQYPEEAAKEGLVSLVVLPLTARGEKVIGVLRVYSGEKREFSEEELDFLKCVADLSGLALENARMFHALKRASELANDYIYRVDD, encoded by the coding sequence ATGGGTAAAACCAGACTCTACAAAGCGATTTATGAGATTACCAGAGCTATCAATTCCAGCTTGGAACCGGAAAAGGTTCTTTCCCGGATAGCCGAGAAGGTTGCTACGGAAATGAATCTGAAAGGATGTTTCATTCGTTTACTTGATCGTAGCGGTGAGCTTCTTTTAGCGGATGCCTCATACGGACTGAGTGAAAGATACGAAAAAAAAGGACCTGTACAGGTTTCTAAAAGTCGTATCGATCAGGAAGTCTTAAAGGGCGCAATTTTAAGTATTGCCGATGTCCGCAGTGATGACCGTTTTCAGTACCCTGAAGAAGCAGCAAAAGAAGGACTTGTTTCCTTGGTTGTTCTTCCGCTTACAGCACGGGGTGAAAAGGTTATCGGTGTGCTCAGAGTGTATTCGGGCGAAAAGCGTGAATTTTCAGAAGAGGAACTTGATTTCCTCAAATGCGTTGCAGATCTTTCAGGGCTTGCTCTGGAAAATGCACGCATGTTTCATGCACTTAAGAGAGCAAGTGAACTGGCTAACGATTACATCTACCGGGTCGACGACTGA
- a CDS encoding ATP-binding protein: MGHIIAKDIYRQLGQKVDNTTVRMPWSEPLHELLKSLYSLAEADLIVRMPYRPSSFQRIAKITGINQKQLQPMLEEMCFKGLVCDMWEKDEYLYMISPFVIGFFEFTMMRTGGNLDSKKWAELFQSYMFGDRSFIDANFGDGQQISVMRALPYEETIRDVDHVEILDYEKASALIEQQNLFAVGLCSCRHEKMHLGKQGCDVPLETCTSMGDAAQFLIRNKFAREISRSEMFDILARSKEMGFTLSTDNVKQNAGFICHCCGCCCNLMQGIKYSGYPGMLVSSSFIAKYDLAGCNGCGLCAKACPIDAITMLEKNDVDSVTATAAVPAKNRKYPEINNKLCLGCGVCALKCKTGALQMEKREQKVIHPEDSFERVILQSLERGTLQNLIFDNPNSRSESFMRAVVGGFLKLSPVKKGLMSEALRSRFLGAIRDKN; the protein is encoded by the coding sequence ATGGGACACATCATTGCAAAAGATATTTATCGGCAGTTAGGTCAAAAGGTTGATAATACCACGGTTCGCATGCCGTGGTCTGAGCCTTTGCATGAACTTCTTAAATCTCTTTATTCCCTCGCAGAAGCGGATCTTATTGTCCGCATGCCCTATCGCCCTTCAAGTTTTCAGCGTATCGCAAAAATTACCGGCATTAATCAAAAACAACTCCAGCCTATGCTTGAAGAGATGTGCTTCAAGGGGCTTGTTTGCGATATGTGGGAAAAAGATGAATATCTCTATATGATCAGCCCGTTTGTTATCGGCTTTTTTGAATTCACCATGATGCGTACGGGCGGCAATCTTGACTCCAAAAAATGGGCAGAATTGTTTCAAAGTTATATGTTCGGAGACCGATCTTTTATCGACGCAAATTTTGGTGACGGGCAGCAAATTTCGGTCATGCGCGCACTGCCTTATGAAGAAACTATCCGCGATGTCGATCATGTTGAGATTCTTGATTATGAGAAAGCATCAGCTCTGATTGAACAACAAAATCTATTCGCAGTCGGTTTATGTTCTTGTCGGCATGAAAAAATGCATCTCGGCAAACAAGGGTGCGATGTCCCCCTTGAAACGTGCACTTCCATGGGTGACGCAGCGCAGTTTCTGATTCGTAATAAATTTGCCCGCGAAATTTCACGTTCTGAAATGTTCGATATTCTCGCTCGTTCTAAAGAAATGGGATTCACGCTTTCTACGGATAACGTCAAACAGAATGCAGGCTTTATCTGCCATTGTTGCGGGTGCTGCTGCAATCTTATGCAGGGCATCAAATATTCAGGTTACCCGGGCATGCTTGTTTCTTCATCTTTCATTGCAAAATATGATCTTGCAGGCTGTAATGGTTGTGGATTGTGCGCCAAGGCGTGTCCGATTGATGCCATCACCATGCTTGAAAAAAATGACGTTGATTCTGTTACCGCAACCGCTGCCGTTCCTGCTAAAAACCGAAAGTATCCTGAAATTAATAATAAGCTCTGCCTTGGATGCGGAGTCTGTGCTTTAAAATGCAAAACCGGCGCATTGCAGATGGAAAAGCGCGAGCAGAAAGTTATTCATCCCGAAGACAGTTTTGAACGCGTTATCCTGCAATCCCTTGAACGGGGAACTTTACAAAATCTTATTTTTGATAATCCCAACAGTCGCAGTGAATCATTTATGCGAGCTGTTGTTGGTGGATTCCTTAAACTTTCTCCAGTTAAAAAAGGACTTATGAGTGAAGCCTTACGGTCTCGTTTTCTCGGAGCAATCAGAGATAAAAATTAA
- a CDS encoding type II toxin-antitoxin system HigB family toxin encodes MNVISTKTLNAYRNCYPEADQALRTWLVIMKKSNFKHFSELKQIFGSADLITNDVIFFNIKGNHFRLIVNIDFLRQSAYVKWFGRHKDYNKINPSEVKHEYPPC; translated from the coding sequence GTGAACGTAATCTCAACCAAAACATTAAATGCTTATCGCAACTGTTATCCTGAGGCGGATCAAGCCTTGCGAACATGGCTTGTAATTATGAAAAAAAGTAACTTCAAACATTTTTCAGAATTAAAACAAATTTTTGGGTCAGCTGATTTAATCACTAATGACGTGATCTTTTTTAATATAAAAGGCAATCATTTCAGATTAATTGTAAATATAGATTTCCTTCGCCAATCTGCCTACGTAAAATGGTTTGGCAGACATAAAGACTATAACAAAATTAACCCTTCGGAGGTGAAACATGAATATCCGCCCTGTTAA
- a CDS encoding type II toxin-antitoxin system HigA family antitoxin, with protein sequence MNIRPVKTEGDYELALERIESLWGAKANTQEGNELDILLTLVSVYENEHHTVPQPNPIEAIKFVIDQQGLNQSDLVPFIGSRSKVSEVLSGKRPLTLSMIRALHTGLSIPAETLIQEGSPFYQDGDDVDWKKFPTSEIISHGWVTDLDPRTQQEEIMRNLAAQAGVDNFLTQTACFRQGTRRNAKDDSFALQAWILKVLVEAHNIKMDSNFNQSELNYDFLRKVVQLSTLSSGPANAKEYLQNKGIKLVIVPHLKRTYVDAVLLLEKGKIPVIGMSLRYDRIDYFWFTLLHELAHLALNHLTASDDCIIDDLELHNSLDNIEKEADKFAKEVLIPKKLWLASNAPKSAKIADIICLAREADIHQAIVAGRIRYEKKNYRLLSRYVGHGKIRSQFN encoded by the coding sequence ATGAATATCCGCCCTGTTAAGACAGAAGGCGACTATGAACTCGCCCTCGAACGCATTGAATCGCTATGGGGAGCAAAGGCCAATACTCAAGAAGGTAACGAACTTGATATTCTTCTTACCTTGGTATCTGTTTATGAAAATGAACATCACACTGTTCCTCAACCAAACCCTATTGAAGCTATTAAGTTCGTGATAGATCAACAAGGATTAAATCAATCCGATTTAGTTCCATTTATAGGGAGTAGGTCTAAAGTTTCAGAAGTGCTTAGTGGAAAAAGACCCTTAACTCTTTCAATGATTAGAGCCTTGCACACAGGACTTTCTATTCCAGCTGAAACACTAATCCAAGAAGGAAGTCCTTTTTACCAAGACGGAGATGATGTTGATTGGAAAAAATTTCCAACATCTGAAATAATTTCGCATGGATGGGTGACGGATCTTGATCCTCGTACACAGCAAGAAGAAATAATGCGTAACCTTGCGGCTCAAGCAGGGGTTGATAATTTTTTGACCCAAACAGCCTGTTTTCGTCAAGGAACTCGCCGTAACGCAAAAGATGATTCGTTTGCTCTTCAAGCTTGGATTCTCAAAGTTTTAGTTGAAGCTCATAATATTAAAATGGACTCAAACTTCAATCAATCTGAACTTAATTATGACTTTTTACGCAAGGTCGTTCAACTTAGCACTCTTTCTTCTGGCCCAGCAAACGCTAAAGAATATTTGCAAAACAAAGGTATTAAACTAGTCATAGTGCCTCATCTGAAGCGAACATATGTTGATGCTGTACTTCTGCTGGAAAAAGGAAAAATTCCCGTAATAGGAATGAGTTTACGATATGATAGAATTGACTATTTTTGGTTTACCTTGCTGCATGAACTAGCTCACTTAGCACTGAACCACCTTACAGCCTCCGACGATTGCATTATTGATGATTTAGAATTGCATAACTCGCTAGATAATATAGAAAAAGAAGCTGATAAATTTGCAAAAGAAGTGTTAATCCCTAAAAAACTATGGTTAGCATCTAATGCGCCTAAATCTGCAAAAATTGCTGATATTATTTGTCTTGCAAGAGAAGCAGATATTCATCAAGCAATTGTTGCTGGAAGAATTAGATATGAAAAAAAGAACTACCGACTTCTTTCTCGCTATGTTGGACATGGAAAAATAAGAAGCCAATTTAATTAA
- a CDS encoding sulfite exporter TauE/SafE family protein: protein MYFPVAGIEVNPLVPPLVAFVVSFFTSMGGVSGAFLLMPFQMSFLGYTSPSVSATNQLFNIVAIPSGVLRYIREGRMVWPLTIVVIVGTLPGVLVGAIVRVKWLPDPTAFKLFASAVLLWIGVKLALSILKKNKSPNKDAEEKFQQLVKDHSKRNDEGEKLPTVRVLKFSATRISYEFYGEVYDCSSIGLLSLSLIVGIVGGIYGIGGGSIIAPFFVTIFGLPVYTVAGAALMGTFVTSVAGVLFYQAIAPLYPNMAIAPDWTLGILFGIGGMAGMYFGARCQKFFPAKIIKWMLTVIILFTAGKYISEFFLK, encoded by the coding sequence ATGTATTTTCCCGTTGCCGGAATCGAAGTAAACCCTCTTGTCCCTCCATTAGTGGCTTTCGTTGTATCTTTCTTCACTTCTATGGGCGGAGTTTCAGGCGCATTCCTGCTTATGCCTTTTCAGATGTCGTTTCTCGGTTATACTTCACCATCCGTTTCGGCAACGAATCAGCTCTTTAATATTGTCGCTATTCCGTCAGGTGTTTTGCGCTATATCCGTGAAGGGCGCATGGTTTGGCCTCTGACTATTGTTGTTATTGTGGGAACTTTGCCCGGTGTGCTTGTCGGGGCTATTGTTCGCGTCAAGTGGCTTCCTGATCCAACAGCATTTAAGCTTTTTGCATCAGCAGTGTTGTTGTGGATCGGCGTTAAACTCGCCTTAAGCATACTCAAAAAAAATAAAAGTCCTAATAAAGACGCTGAAGAAAAGTTTCAGCAACTCGTCAAAGATCATTCAAAGAGAAATGATGAAGGTGAAAAACTTCCGACTGTACGCGTTCTGAAATTCTCAGCTACACGCATCAGTTATGAATTTTATGGCGAGGTTTATGATTGCTCATCAATCGGCCTTCTTTCACTATCTTTGATAGTTGGAATTGTGGGCGGTATTTATGGAATCGGAGGCGGGTCTATAATTGCTCCGTTTTTTGTGACTATTTTCGGGTTGCCGGTTTATACCGTGGCAGGTGCGGCGCTTATGGGAACTTTTGTTACTTCGGTGGCGGGAGTGTTGTTTTATCAAGCCATCGCCCCGCTTTATCCGAATATGGCAATAGCTCCGGACTGGACGCTTGGCATTCTTTTCGGCATCGGCGGCATGGCGGGCATGTATTTCGGTGCGCGTTGCCAGAAATTTTTCCCAGCTAAGATTATCAAATGGATGCTTACGGTCATCATTTTATTTACCGCGGGTAAATATATTTCAGAGTTCTTTTTGAAGTAA
- a CDS encoding PLP-dependent aminotransferase family protein: MTKWNPILEVGTGPKYRALADVIERDIFAGKLKPGDRLPTHRELADELAINVSTVTRGYVEAERRGLISGTVGRGTFVASDARISSSMVSFEPHAPGLIEMGMVNTFYDLDPDIQEGMKRLIRRRNSNAFMRYTDPRGLPEHRAAGAEWCKRYRLDVTPDDVLVCSGAQHALTCCLTGLFRAGDRIASDALTYPGMKTLAAMLGIRLVPITMDKEGMLPEALDTVCRRENIKGLYLMPGVQNPTTACMSAQRREAIALIARKHSLLIIEDDAYDLTTQSSLLPVSYLVPENSVHIAGLSKSLAVGLRVAFMSAPNHLRDQLAHAILNTVWMTPPLNAELASEWIKDGTADTIINLKQNEARKRFSAVKDLLDGLIYYGQPTGFFIWLQLPKPWRGYLFEARAREAGINIFGAEKFAVGDSVVPAMARISLSGPRTADELLRGLTMLREIFYGG, encoded by the coding sequence ATGACAAAATGGAACCCTATACTTGAAGTCGGGACAGGTCCGAAATATCGAGCACTGGCTGATGTTATTGAGCGTGATATCTTTGCAGGCAAGCTTAAACCGGGGGATCGACTCCCCACACACCGTGAACTGGCTGACGAGCTGGCAATCAATGTCAGTACTGTTACGCGCGGTTATGTTGAGGCTGAGCGGCGCGGTCTTATTTCGGGAACTGTAGGGCGCGGAACATTTGTGGCTTCGGATGCGCGGATTTCTTCATCTATGGTTTCATTTGAACCGCATGCTCCCGGTCTTATTGAGATGGGTATGGTTAATACCTTTTACGATCTGGACCCTGACATTCAAGAGGGAATGAAAAGGCTTATCCGGCGGCGTAACTCGAATGCCTTTATGCGCTATACTGATCCGCGAGGATTGCCTGAGCATCGTGCGGCAGGGGCGGAATGGTGCAAACGTTACCGTCTTGATGTCACTCCTGATGATGTACTCGTCTGCTCAGGCGCACAGCACGCACTTACCTGCTGTCTGACAGGGTTGTTTCGTGCGGGGGATCGTATTGCTTCGGACGCTCTCACTTATCCCGGCATGAAAACTTTGGCGGCCATGCTCGGCATCCGGCTTGTTCCGATTACAATGGATAAGGAAGGTATGCTTCCTGAAGCGCTTGATACTGTCTGTCGCAGAGAGAATATCAAAGGGCTTTACCTTATGCCCGGAGTACAGAATCCCACTACTGCGTGTATGTCTGCGCAACGACGCGAAGCAATTGCTTTGATCGCGCGTAAGCATTCTCTTCTTATCATTGAAGACGATGCTTATGATCTGACCACGCAAAGTTCTCTGCTTCCGGTTTCATATCTGGTTCCTGAAAACAGTGTTCACATTGCAGGGCTTTCTAAATCTCTGGCAGTGGGATTACGGGTGGCTTTTATGTCCGCTCCCAATCATCTGCGCGATCAATTGGCGCATGCGATTTTAAATACAGTATGGATGACTCCGCCGCTTAATGCAGAGCTTGCTTCTGAGTGGATAAAGGATGGCACCGCAGATACTATTATTAATCTTAAGCAGAATGAAGCCAGAAAGCGTTTTTCAGCTGTTAAAGATCTTCTCGACGGGTTGATCTATTACGGGCAACCAACGGGATTTTTTATTTGGCTTCAATTGCCGAAACCGTGGCGGGGTTATTTGTTTGAAGCCCGGGCCCGTGAGGCTGGAATAAATATATTCGGTGCGGAAAAGTTTGCGGTGGGGGACAGCGTTGTTCCCGCAATGGCTAGGATTTCACTTAGCGGGCCGCGCACGGCAGATGAATTGTTGAGGGGGCTGACGATGTTGCGGGAGATTTTCTATGGTGGCTAG
- a CDS encoding LysE family translocator, which produces MQENYWPFLLFVIVMTGTPGPGNLSMLALGQTVGFKKSIPFLIGMVTGGIVVGLLIALGLGELYTTSPRTASAFKVVSIIYILYLALKIMRMNVQPPEKIRPFSIYDGLMLHPLNPKNWAMNISAFSQFADPTAPRIFEISIFVLTFACGALIFHSLWGYTGSSLLRLMRTRKLRLCINSSMVVLMVGATLYALYK; this is translated from the coding sequence ATGCAGGAAAATTACTGGCCGTTTTTGCTCTTTGTTATTGTCATGACCGGAACACCCGGTCCCGGCAATTTATCGATGCTGGCACTGGGTCAGACAGTGGGCTTCAAAAAATCCATACCGTTTCTTATCGGGATGGTTACTGGCGGAATAGTTGTCGGGCTGCTTATAGCCTTAGGTCTTGGAGAATTATATACGACATCGCCACGAACAGCCTCAGCTTTCAAGGTTGTAAGCATCATATATATCCTCTATCTCGCCTTAAAAATTATGCGCATGAACGTGCAGCCTCCCGAAAAAATCAGGCCGTTCTCAATATATGACGGGCTGATGCTCCACCCGCTGAACCCCAAAAACTGGGCTATGAACATATCCGCATTCAGTCAATTTGCAGACCCTACGGCCCCCCGAATTTTTGAAATCAGCATATTTGTGCTTACTTTTGCCTGCGGAGCATTAATTTTCCACAGCCTCTGGGGCTACACGGGATCCTCATTGCTTCGTCTAATGCGCACCCGCAAACTTAGACTCTGCATCAATTCATCAATGGTAGTGCTTATGGTCGGCGCAACTTTATATGCTTTGTATAAATAA
- a CDS encoding NAD(P)-dependent oxidoreductase: MSKKIGWIGTGVMGSSMCMHLVKAGHEAFIYNRTKAKAADLIAAGATWCDSPATVAQKADIIFTIVGYPTDVEQTILGTKGVLANADPGKIIVDMTTSEPALAELIHAEAADKNVGSLDAPVSGGDLGARNATLAIMVGGDKKVFDKVKDLFDIMGENVQLMGETGAGQHTKMCNQILIAGTMIGVVESLLYAQKAGMDLNKVIDVIGSGAAGSWSINNLGRRIADSDFDPGFFIKHFVKDMGIALDEAKRMKLSLPGLALVNQFYISAMAMGHEELGTQGLYKVLEKMNAI; the protein is encoded by the coding sequence ATGAGTAAGAAAATAGGCTGGATTGGAACGGGCGTAATGGGAAGCTCTATGTGTATGCACCTTGTAAAAGCGGGCCACGAAGCTTTTATATACAACCGCACAAAAGCCAAAGCTGCCGATCTTATTGCAGCGGGCGCAACATGGTGTGACTCACCCGCGACAGTCGCGCAGAAGGCCGATATTATCTTCACTATAGTTGGTTACCCAACCGATGTTGAGCAGACAATCCTCGGAACTAAGGGCGTACTTGCCAATGCTGATCCCGGTAAAATTATCGTTGATATGACAACCTCCGAACCGGCTTTGGCAGAACTCATCCACGCCGAAGCGGCTGATAAGAATGTCGGCTCCCTTGATGCTCCTGTCTCGGGCGGCGATCTCGGTGCACGCAATGCAACACTGGCAATTATGGTCGGCGGCGATAAAAAAGTTTTTGATAAGGTCAAAGATCTTTTCGATATAATGGGCGAGAATGTTCAGCTCATGGGCGAAACAGGGGCGGGACAGCACACCAAAATGTGTAATCAAATTCTAATAGCCGGAACAATGATCGGCGTTGTGGAATCCCTGCTTTATGCTCAAAAAGCGGGCATGGACCTTAATAAAGTAATTGATGTCATCGGTTCAGGCGCAGCCGGTTCATGGTCCATCAACAACTTAGGCCGCAGAATTGCCGACAGCGATTTCGACCCGGGATTTTTCATCAAACACTTTGTAAAAGACATGGGTATTGCCCTTGATGAAGCAAAACGCATGAAACTTTCACTCCCCGGACTTGCACTTGTAAATCAATTCTACATTTCCGCCATGGCAATGGGGCATGAAGAGCTCGGAACACAGGGACTTTATAAGGTTCTTGAGAAAATGAACGCGATTTAA
- a CDS encoding substrate-binding domain-containing protein, which translates to MTKEIRVFAAGSLRKVLPAMAGRSGFSINSVFGPSGVLRERIAQGERPALYLSANLKHCKILADMDLCSEPIVFTENSLCLFGRPSALQRGDALQNMLSSENRVGTSTPVDDPGGDYAFSVFDRAEVIQPGSREVLRNKALTLVGGKNSPKSAGPHSPVYGLFAEDKVDLFLGYRTTAMDIARRMDNIEIMDLPDSLSVKAQYFAVVIEKNNDGVELLKGLQASAAQNALEEFGFKRP; encoded by the coding sequence ATGACAAAAGAAATACGTGTTTTTGCGGCTGGAAGTTTGCGTAAGGTTTTACCCGCTATGGCTGGACGGTCCGGTTTTTCAATAAATTCTGTCTTTGGTCCTTCCGGAGTTCTAAGGGAACGGATAGCACAGGGAGAACGACCAGCTCTGTATTTGTCTGCAAACCTTAAGCATTGTAAGATCCTAGCTGATATGGACCTTTGTTCCGAGCCGATAGTTTTTACTGAAAATTCGTTGTGCTTGTTCGGGCGTCCGTCAGCTTTGCAGCGCGGGGATGCTTTGCAAAATATGCTGAGTTCTGAAAATAGGGTTGGAACATCAACTCCAGTCGATGATCCCGGAGGAGATTACGCTTTTTCAGTGTTCGACAGGGCCGAGGTTATACAGCCCGGAAGCCGTGAGGTTTTGAGAAATAAAGCTCTGACGCTGGTCGGAGGGAAGAATTCTCCCAAATCGGCTGGACCGCATTCTCCGGTATATGGCTTGTTTGCCGAGGACAAAGTAGATCTTTTCTTGGGATACCGGACAACCGCAATGGATATTGCTCGAAGAATGGATAATATCGAAATTATGGATTTGCCTGATTCACTTAGTGTAAAAGCGCAATATTTTGCTGTTGTTATAGAAAAAAATAATGATGGAGTTGAACTTCTTAAGGGTTTGCAGGCTAGTGCTGCTCAGAATGCTCTTGAAGAGTTCGGGTTTAAAAGACCTTAG
- a CDS encoding ABC transporter ATP-binding protein — translation MGIVLTVSNLSFAYEAGKSVWTDISLDVHAGEVLSILGPNGTGKSTLLRCMAGLHVPSLGQVSIEGRKVQKMSRKDVARAIAFVPQMHTPVFSFSALEVVVMGRTAHIGAFASPSAKDYAISEQAMETLGILSLAHKSYDETSGGERQLILFARALAQEARILLLDEPTSHLDFGNQARTLVLVRKLADQGLAVVMTTHFPDHALGFSERTALIADGRLQGYGRTENVLDSEKLSDLYGLPVDVFTLEAGEKVCIARAT, via the coding sequence TTGGGCATAGTTTTAACGGTTTCAAATCTTTCTTTTGCTTACGAAGCCGGAAAGTCCGTCTGGACAGATATTTCATTGGATGTTCACGCCGGAGAGGTGCTTTCTATACTTGGGCCTAATGGAACCGGTAAGTCTACTCTGTTAAGATGTATGGCTGGACTGCATGTTCCTTCGCTCGGTCAGGTTTCGATCGAGGGGAGGAAAGTACAAAAGATGAGTCGCAAAGATGTGGCTAGAGCTATCGCTTTTGTGCCGCAGATGCACACTCCTGTGTTTTCTTTTTCAGCTCTTGAAGTTGTTGTTATGGGCCGAACTGCACATATTGGTGCTTTTGCGTCGCCCTCTGCTAAAGATTACGCCATATCAGAACAGGCTATGGAAACTCTAGGGATTTTATCCCTCGCGCATAAATCCTACGATGAAACAAGCGGCGGGGAGCGGCAGTTGATTCTTTTTGCAAGAGCGCTTGCTCAGGAAGCACGCATTCTCTTGCTTGATGAGCCTACTTCGCATCTGGATTTCGGCAATCAGGCCCGAACGTTAGTACTTGTGCGTAAACTCGCTGATCAGGGTTTAGCCGTTGTAATGACCACTCATTTTCCCGATCATGCTTTAGGTTTTTCAGAGCGAACCGCATTGATTGCAGATGGAAGATTGCAAGGTTATGGAAGAACTGAGAATGTTCTTGATTCTGAAAAGCTCAGTGATTTGTATGGACTGCCCGTTGATGTGTTTACTCTTGAAGCCGGAGAAAAAGTGTGCATTGCCCGGGCAACATGA